The DNA region GAGTTTATTCCCCGCTAGCCCTATGGCTTCTGTCAGATCGTCCAGCCTCTGGTAAGAAAGAGATGTAAGACCCAGTCTATGTCTTATTCGTTCTACCATATCAGCATATTCCGACGAATCAGGATCGAGATAGGCTTCGGGAACCGCCTCCCCTGTTCCTTCAAGTTCTTTTATAGCTTTTCTGCCTGCAAGATCCATGATTGAACGTGATCTGGAAAAATTAAGGTATTTGCATCCGAATACCAGCGGTGGACACGCAGGCCTCATGTGTATCTCAGCTGCTCCCGAATCGAAAAGCCTTTGCACCGTATCCTGAAGCTGCGTACCCCTTACTATGGAATCCTCGCAGAAGAGAAGCCGCTTGTTCTGAATGAATTCCCGTATGGGGATAAGTTTCATCCTGGCGACAAGATCCCTCAACTCCTGTTTCTGAGGCATGAAGCTCCTGGGCCATGTTGGAGTGTACTTAACAAAGGGTCTTCGGTATTCTATTCCTGAATAATTCGCGTATCCGAGCGCGTGTCCAGTTCCGGAATCGGGAACACCGGCAACAAGATCAACCTCGATATTATCCCGTCTGGCAAGGCATTCACCGCAGCGGTTCCTTACATCCTCAACGTTTATCCCTTCGTAATTCGATGCAGGGAACCCGTAGTAGACCCAGAGGAATGAACATATTCGCATCTTCTCCTCCGGTTCCTTTTTTACCTCAAAACCCTCCTCCGTTACCAATACGATCTCTGCCGGACCGAGCTGTTTTTCGAATTCGTACTCAAGGTTTGGAAACGCGGAGGTCTCGAATGTCACGGCCATACCATCACTCTTTTTGCCGATTGATATAGGTGTTCTCCCCAATTTGTCCCTTGAAGCGTAAATCCCATCATCTGTTAAAAGCAGAACGGAACAGGATCCGTCAATGGACTCCTGAACCCTTTCAAGTCCCGCCGCGAATGAATCCTCCTGGTTGATCAGCATAGCAATAACTTCAGTAGGGTTAACTTCTCCGCCGGTCATTTCGGAAAAATGTCCGGATCTTCTGACGAATACCCCTTCCACAAGCTCGGTTAAATTCTGAATAGCTCCAACGGTAACGATGGCATATTTACCCAGGTGCGATCCTATTATCAGAGGCTGGTCTTCGTAATCACTTATAATCCCGATTCCCATCGATCCGTCAAGGTTAGCAAGATCATCATCGAACTTCGATCTGAACTGGGCATTTGTGATATCATGGATTACCCTGTTAATTCCGTTGGGACCCTTCACTGCCAAACCACCACGCATTGTGCCCAGATGAGAATGGTAATCGGTTCCGAAGAACAGTTCAGCAGTACAGCTATTCTTTGAGTTTACGCCGAAGAATCCGCCCATGAAAGCCCCTCAATCGTTATTTAAATGTCCGGTGATTGTACTGGTTGCCCTTTACCCATCAAGAATACACTTTTTCGTGAAGCTGCAATTACCTGTTCAAAACAATAAATGGAACCGTAACCGAACCGGAATCGTAATTCAATATTGCGGTGTAAAGGCCTCCGGGTACTCTGTTGCCGCTTGTATCTCTGCAGTTCCATCCTACCTTTTCGCCGATATCCGAACTGCTGAAGCTTGTTATCTGTCTTCCGGAAATGTCATAGATCACAAGATCATGAATGGATGTCATCTCCGAAGTACGGAACATCTCGATGGTCAGGTATTCAATAGCCGGATTAGGAAAAACACTCATGGCAATTGTACCGGAAGCTTCCTCCGTTGTCCCTATGCCCACAGAATGGAGGTACGCGAAAGCTCCCATAAGATTCGGCCTTGTGCCGATATTCCCCGGAGGAGGAAATATCTGCAGTGTACCGGTATTCAAAAGCACTGTTCTAAGCATTGCCGGGGTAAGTGTACTCGCGGGATTGCCGTTGGCCACCCAGTAACCCACGCAACAGGCTGCCGCGCCTGCAACTATTGGAGAAGCGCTTGAAGTGCCGGAGAATGCCGAAGCGTAGTAGTAATCAACGCCTCCTGTATTGTACAGAGTACCGTATCCTGTTGTCACAACATCTTCTCCCCATCCATGGGAAGTGAATCTTGATCCGTAATTCGAGTAAGAAAGTCTTTGCAGATTACCACCTGGCCAGGTTCCTCCGGGATATACACCTCCAGCGCCTACGATTATCGCTCCGCTGTTACCAAACCATGGCATGGGATCCATATTAACGCCGCCGCCGTTGACCGCATTTCCACCGGCTTCCACAACGTGTATACCGTTGGCTACAGCGTTCTGAATAGCGGCGTATACAGCATTGTAACCCTGAGCGCCGGGAGAAGTAGAACCCCACCATTCAATCGGAACGTAATCATTTGATCCGGAAACGTATTGCCATTGCTGCTCCAGCAGTATCACATCGCCTGCGGACAAATTCGATATAGCCACTGTTATCGCGCCGCCTACATTCCATTGCGGTGTGGGATTACCGTAATAGGTGCCACAGGTCTTCAGGTTTGCTCCGTAGCAGATTCCTGAGGTTCCCCATCCGTTTCTGTCGGAGTGCATCACCCCCAGAACAGCGGTGCCATGATTATTGTCGCTGAAAGGATCCTGCACAAAAAAGTTTATCTGTGAACCTGGAGCCTTCGTTAAGTCATTGTGATTGTAGTTCCAGCTGTATTCAAGGTCACAGACCGTTACGCCGGTTCCATCGCCCCCTGGTTGTGTCCAGGCGTAGATGGCGTCGATTCCTGTGGGAGTGAATGAAACAGCTTTCAGGTATCCCTGGAAACTCTGGTAATCCGGTGGCTGGGGCAGAGGCTGTGGAAGTGGAACTGGTATCGCGCTGATTATTCCGGGAAGCTCCTGCAGGATTTTTGCGAATTCCCATACATCTATATCACCCTGGAATCGGATTATGTAAATATTGTTGAGGTTGTAAACATCTCTGCCGGAAAGCCGTTCACCATTTAACTCCATCTCATCAGCCGCTTCCTCTGAAACTGCTGATATCCTTTCCCACTGGTAACTTTCGGTAAGTTCGAGCACTTCTTCAAGACCATCAAGTGCTCCAGTATCCGAAAATTCAACAAGGTTTCCGCACCTGAGCCTTACGATAGACTCATCTACGAACATTACTTCAATAAGATCGTTCTCACACGGATAGTTTTCCTCTGCATCTCCCGCAGAAGTAGTCAGAATCAGAAATGCAAACAGGAAAACGCTGACAGATCGTCCCATTTCAGCCTCCTCCTTAACGGTTTTCGTTGTGAATCACATAAGCTACATCAAAGAGATAATCATTTACTGATGAGATGTCTATGTATTGAAATGTACCTGGATTAAGCTGAAGAATGAAACCTGGTGAAAAGGGGAGGCAGAAGCCTCCCCCTGCAGATGAAAGTTGTATCTATTAATCGGTGGGGATTGGGAGCCCGTCTATGAACGTATCGAGAGATGAGCGAACTTCTTCAACATCTCCAGTAATAGCATCGCTTATCTCCTCAATTTCACTTCTTGCGACAAGAAGCTCCCCCCTCAGTGAGTCAATCTGTTCCTGCAAGCCGATAACATCGGGATCAGTATCCCTCAGTTCTTCCAGTTTAGCGGAAACATCATCAAGGGCTGACAGTTCGGGGATCAACCAGACAAGCGAATCGGTTGACGCAATAAGCTCATCAAGCTGAACCTGGATGCCATCGAGTATATCGAGTCCCGGAATCTCTATATCGGGAATATCTGCATCAGGTACATCCGGAGTATCGGGCAACCCGAACGCGAAAGAACCAGAAACAAAAACCATTAGAACGACAGCAAATGTTTTCATTTTACTCTCCTATGTTAATGAAAAGCGTACATAACACTAACCGTATCGATATGCGAATGTAAAGCCCCTGTTTCGCACTCAACTGTGAAGCGGTTCATGCTTCACTTCTCGAAGATTCCTGTTTGGATACAAAGGAAGGGCAGCTCAAACAGCTGCCCTTCACTTAACAGAAATATCTGTTCTTAGCGCTTATCGTGAGCGAAATCTACTCTAAGGCTACGTCCGTCAAGCTCGGTATCATTCAAGGCTTCTGCAGCTGCAGTTGCCTCATCTTCGCTATCGAATGTAACGAAACCAAAACCACGAGACCTTCCGGAATCGCGTTCTTTGATTACCTTTGCTTCCGTAACGCTGCCGTAGGGTGAGAAAGCTTCCATAAGTTCCTTATCCGTGGTTCCCCACGAAAGACCGCCAACAAACAGTTTGTTATTCAAGAATAACTCCATTTCCGAGGGCTCATACCCTCCATATCCGGGCTTTCAAACCCGGTGCTTCGGACAATCCGAAGCTATTTCACCGGTATTACAACCGGCTGCTGCAACCCTAATGGCCGCTATATGGATATCAGAATGTCCTGATAATGGGGGAACACTAATCTCAGAAATGAGCAGAGTGGAACCTGACCAATTTTCAAAGACACTGAATCACAGGAGTAATATAGAGTTACGCAGTTTTGTGTCAAGGATATCATAACTTGTCAAATAAATTTCGAATATTTCTTTCAATAAATACGAAGCCTGTTACCATAAGTTCTGTTCTATATTACTTTAAATACTGCCGTAAGATGTTAATTGAAAAACCTGAAGCATCCGGCTGACAAAACCTGTCTTAATATCGCATATAAGTGTATTACAATGGTTTGAATGAATATCACAAATTTAATTGGTTATGTATTTTATAGTTCTGTT from Candidatus Aegiribacteria sp. includes:
- a CDS encoding amidophosphoribosyltransferase, yielding MGGFFGVNSKNSCTAELFFGTDYHSHLGTMRGGLAVKGPNGINRVIHDITNAQFRSKFDDDLANLDGSMGIGIISDYEDQPLIIGSHLGKYAIVTVGAIQNLTELVEGVFVRRSGHFSEMTGGEVNPTEVIAMLINQEDSFAAGLERVQESIDGSCSVLLLTDDGIYASRDKLGRTPISIGKKSDGMAVTFETSAFPNLEYEFEKQLGPAEIVLVTEEGFEVKKEPEEKMRICSFLWVYYGFPASNYEGINVEDVRNRCGECLARRDNIEVDLVAGVPDSGTGHALGYANYSGIEYRRPFVKYTPTWPRSFMPQKQELRDLVARMKLIPIREFIQNKRLLFCEDSIVRGTQLQDTVQRLFDSGAAEIHMRPACPPLVFGCKYLNFSRSRSIMDLAGRKAIKELEGTGEAVPEAYLDPDSSEYADMVERIRHRLGLTSLSYQRLDDLTEAIGLAGNKLCTYCFNGNE
- a CDS encoding S8 family peptidase, yielding MGRSVSVFLFAFLILTTSAGDAEENYPCENDLIEVMFVDESIVRLRCGNLVEFSDTGALDGLEEVLELTESYQWERISAVSEEAADEMELNGERLSGRDVYNLNNIYIIRFQGDIDVWEFAKILQELPGIISAIPVPLPQPLPQPPDYQSFQGYLKAVSFTPTGIDAIYAWTQPGGDGTGVTVCDLEYSWNYNHNDLTKAPGSQINFFVQDPFSDNNHGTAVLGVMHSDRNGWGTSGICYGANLKTCGTYYGNPTPQWNVGGAITVAISNLSAGDVILLEQQWQYVSGSNDYVPIEWWGSTSPGAQGYNAVYAAIQNAVANGIHVVEAGGNAVNGGGVNMDPMPWFGNSGAIIVGAGGVYPGGTWPGGNLQRLSYSNYGSRFTSHGWGEDVVTTGYGTLYNTGGVDYYYASAFSGTSSASPIVAGAAACCVGYWVANGNPASTLTPAMLRTVLLNTGTLQIFPPPGNIGTRPNLMGAFAYLHSVGIGTTEEASGTIAMSVFPNPAIEYLTIEMFRTSEMTSIHDLVIYDISGRQITSFSSSDIGEKVGWNCRDTSGNRVPGGLYTAILNYDSGSVTVPFIVLNR
- a CDS encoding RNA-binding protein, yielding MNNKLFVGGLSWGTTDKELMEAFSPYGSVTEAKVIKERDSGRSRGFGFVTFDSEDEATAAAEALNDTELDGRSLRVDFAHDKR